In Carya illinoinensis cultivar Pawnee chromosome 16, C.illinoinensisPawnee_v1, whole genome shotgun sequence, a single window of DNA contains:
- the LOC122298852 gene encoding uncharacterized protein LOC122298852: protein MADIDNSSRNSNISNISINNVEFDPQNPYFLTNANHLGVLLVSEKLSNNNYHLWSRSMFLSLKTQNKLGFIDGSLPILDKVAALFPSWSKCDTIVLSWLLNSLTSKIAQSVIYVDSSRAMWLELKEHFSQGNGPRIFELQTAITALRQENNDVSTYFTDLKVLWDELLNCQPLPVYHCHGCTCNSSKIFTQNQHQTYVMTFLMGLNDVFDNVRDQILMMDPLPSINKAFSLVIQEERQRLVSHPNSSFASVESVALAAKSENSFKNFKGNARSRLLCSHCGLAGHC from the coding sequence ATGGCTGATATTGATAATAGTTCCAGAAATTCCAATATTTCCAATATTTCCATCAATAATGTTGAGTTTGATCCACAAAATCCATATTTCCTCACAAATGCTAATCATCTTGGAGTTCTCTTAGTGAGTGAAAAATTAAGCAACAATAATTACCATTTGTGGTCCCGTTCCATGTTCTTATCATTGAAGACGCAGAATAAACTTGGATTTATTGATGGATCCCTTCCTATTCTAGACAAGGTTGCTGCTCTGTTTCCTTCTTGGAGTAAATGTGACACCATTGTGTTGTCTTGGTTACTTAATTCCTTGACTTCGAAGATTGCTCAAAGTGTAATCTATGTTGATTCCTCTCGTGCAATGTGGCTTGAGCTGAAAGAACATTTTTCACAAGGTAACGGACCTCGGATATTTGAATTGCAAACTGCTATTACTGCATTACGCCAAGAGAATAATGATGTTAGCACATATTTCACAGATTTAAAGGTACTATGGGATGAACTTTTGAATTGTCAACCCTTACCTGTCTATCATTGTCATGGTTGCACATGCAATTCTTCAAAGATTTTTACTCAAAATCAACACCAGACCTATGTTATGACTTTTCTCATGGGGCTCAATGATGTTTTTGATAATGTGAGAGATCAAATCTTGATGATGGATCCTTTACCTTCTATTAACAAGGCATTTTCTCTTGTTATACAAGAAGAGAGGCAGCGACTTGTTAGTCATCCTAATTCTTCTTTTGCCTCTGTTGAATCTGTTGCTTTGGCTGCTAAATCTGAGAATTCCTTTAAGAATTTTAAAGGAAATGCACGTAGCAGACTTCTTTGTAGTCATTGTGGACTTGCTGGACATTGTTGA